A region of Leclercia adecarboxylata DNA encodes the following proteins:
- a CDS encoding ImcF-related family protein, whose translation MNTTGSLFGRFGRVGVVLASVTALWWLISRYGTRFGIETRNGQILTLVILCLGLAFIRYLPVIKKFVRELAHRRQARQENALPDDESRLVQTPPRNVTVADIRQALRHQHGRFWGRKVRILLVTGHVSDVEQLTPGLTEQYWQEVQGTLLLWGGDPAQPEDKAWLTALRRLRYRPADGVVWVTNSLTGKSSATLNDDALDAFSRAISARYECLGWRLPLYVWSLQQSPDDAERVTQPVGCLLPAGCSPDRLAAQVQALVPKLIAQGIQQVCGSPQHHFLLSLADRLTRNLSDISGPLSAMLSPYRPLPLAGVVFSPSTVGGIRSVKHRWGMDNRWQVLPDSVLELPSRLRPSRPGFSWLRGMYVAAAILLMLWGAVMTVSFLANRSLAVSAQEQVLKASTEKQSPETRLQALGELQKMLSQLTYRSQHGAPWFARSGLSQNDNLLAALLPRYGEMAQPMLRDAAAKHLLQHLNAFVQLPPDSPLRERRAKTAYDQLKLYLMLARPERMNGAWFSATLMRDWPQRSGVADGVWQGIGPSLLTFYGSTLASHPHWRLHADDLLINQTRTLLINQMGRRNSESTLYQKMLAQVANQYSDMRLTDMTGDTEASRLFITNEIVPGMFTRQAWEEAVQPAIDKVVKERRDEMDWVLSDSQQPSAQQVSPEVLKQSLTMRYFADYSGAWLDFLNSLRWQKAVTLSDAIDQLTLMADVRQSPLVALMNTLSIQGRTGQTGEAIADSLVKSARNILGRDVQPAIDQNGGKHGPLDATFGPVLALMDNRDGGARTSSLNLQTFLTRVTQVRLRLQQVTNATDPQAMTQALAQTVFQGKAVDLTETRDYGSLVAAGLGQEWSGFGQTMFVRPMEQAWQQVLMPAAESLNAQWRSAVVDDWNSAFGGRYPFKDVNSEVSLPLLAKYLNADSGRITRFLQTRLNGVLHKEGSHWVPDSINTQGLTFNPAFLRAVDTLSHISDVVFTNGDAGLSFELRPGTADGIMQTMLVIDSQKLNYMNQMPAWKRFNWPADTEAPGASLSWVSTQAGTRQYADMSGAWGWIRLLDKAVVSAYSGTGSSWSLNWKAQDGRPLNYTLRTEAGEGPLALLKLRNFTLPETIFNINAAQEAEIDDSVIDYEGETN comes from the coding sequence ATGAACACAACGGGTAGTCTGTTTGGCCGTTTTGGGCGGGTCGGGGTGGTACTTGCCAGCGTGACGGCTTTGTGGTGGCTGATTTCTCGGTATGGAACTCGTTTTGGTATAGAAACACGCAACGGGCAGATCCTGACCCTGGTGATCCTCTGTCTGGGGCTGGCTTTTATCCGCTACCTGCCGGTCATAAAAAAATTCGTACGGGAGCTGGCCCATCGTCGCCAGGCCCGCCAGGAAAACGCTTTGCCCGACGATGAATCCCGTCTGGTACAAACCCCACCGCGTAACGTTACTGTTGCGGATATTCGCCAGGCATTGCGCCATCAACATGGCCGGTTTTGGGGACGCAAAGTTCGCATTCTGCTGGTCACCGGCCACGTCAGTGACGTGGAGCAGCTAACGCCCGGGTTGACGGAACAATACTGGCAGGAAGTCCAGGGGACTTTACTTCTCTGGGGCGGCGACCCTGCACAGCCTGAGGACAAGGCCTGGCTCACGGCGCTACGTCGGCTGCGTTATCGGCCCGCTGACGGGGTAGTCTGGGTGACAAATAGCCTGACCGGGAAATCCTCGGCCACGCTCAACGACGATGCGCTGGACGCTTTTTCCCGTGCTATCAGCGCACGCTATGAATGCCTTGGCTGGCGACTGCCACTGTATGTCTGGTCACTGCAGCAGAGCCCTGATGACGCTGAAAGAGTCACCCAGCCGGTAGGCTGTCTCCTGCCCGCAGGATGCAGTCCTGACAGACTGGCCGCGCAGGTACAGGCTCTGGTACCGAAGCTTATTGCGCAGGGTATCCAGCAGGTCTGCGGCTCACCGCAACATCATTTTCTGTTGTCACTTGCCGATCGTCTCACTCGCAATCTTTCTGACATCTCCGGACCACTGTCCGCAATGCTCAGTCCGTATCGCCCGTTGCCGCTAGCGGGTGTGGTCTTCAGCCCGTCAACTGTCGGCGGCATTCGCAGCGTGAAACATCGCTGGGGTATGGATAATCGCTGGCAGGTACTCCCAGATTCTGTGCTGGAGTTGCCCTCCAGACTTCGTCCTTCGCGTCCTGGATTTAGCTGGCTAAGAGGAATGTATGTTGCGGCCGCAATATTGCTGATGCTATGGGGAGCGGTAATGACGGTATCTTTCCTTGCCAACCGCAGTCTGGCCGTGAGCGCGCAGGAGCAGGTGCTGAAGGCCTCGACAGAAAAACAATCACCGGAAACCCGCCTGCAGGCTCTCGGTGAACTGCAAAAAATGCTTTCACAGCTGACGTACCGCTCACAGCACGGTGCGCCCTGGTTCGCCCGTAGTGGTCTCAGCCAGAACGATAACCTGCTGGCAGCACTCCTCCCGCGTTACGGAGAAATGGCTCAGCCGATGCTTCGTGATGCCGCCGCGAAGCATCTCTTACAGCACCTGAACGCGTTTGTGCAGCTTCCACCCGATAGCCCGCTGCGTGAACGGCGAGCAAAAACGGCTTACGACCAGTTAAAACTTTATTTGATGCTCGCCCGTCCGGAAAGAATGAACGGCGCGTGGTTCTCCGCCACGCTGATGCGCGACTGGCCGCAACGTTCTGGGGTGGCTGACGGCGTCTGGCAGGGCATCGGCCCGTCTCTCCTTACATTTTACGGCTCAACTCTGGCATCGCATCCACATTGGCGTCTGCATGCTGACGATTTGCTAATCAACCAGACGCGTACTCTGTTGATAAACCAAATGGGGAGGCGCAACAGCGAGTCTACCCTTTATCAAAAGATGCTTGCACAGGTGGCGAACCAGTATTCAGATATGCGCCTGACAGATATGACGGGCGACACGGAGGCCTCGCGTCTTTTTATCACTAATGAGATTGTACCAGGGATGTTCACCCGACAGGCCTGGGAGGAGGCAGTACAGCCTGCCATCGATAAGGTGGTGAAAGAGCGCCGGGATGAAATGGACTGGGTGCTGAGCGACAGCCAGCAACCCTCCGCGCAGCAGGTCTCACCAGAGGTACTGAAACAAAGTCTGACGATGCGTTATTTCGCGGATTACAGCGGTGCATGGTTGGATTTTCTCAACAGTCTGCGCTGGCAGAAAGCTGTAACCCTTTCCGATGCCATAGACCAGTTAACCCTGATGGCGGATGTTCGGCAATCACCTCTGGTTGCGCTAATGAACACTTTGAGTATTCAGGGGCGCACCGGGCAGACCGGTGAGGCAATAGCTGATTCGTTAGTAAAATCAGCGCGAAATATACTTGGCAGAGATGTACAACCAGCCATTGACCAGAATGGAGGCAAACACGGCCCCCTGGATGCCACCTTTGGTCCGGTGTTAGCTCTCATGGACAACCGTGACGGTGGGGCACGCACCAGCAGCCTTAATCTTCAGACCTTCCTGACCCGCGTCACTCAGGTGCGTCTGCGCCTGCAACAAGTGACCAACGCGACTGACCCACAGGCGATGACCCAGGCGCTGGCCCAGACAGTGTTCCAGGGCAAGGCGGTGGATCTAACAGAAACCCGTGATTACGGCAGTCTGGTAGCGGCTGGGTTGGGGCAGGAGTGGAGTGGGTTCGGGCAGACGATGTTTGTCCGTCCGATGGAGCAGGCCTGGCAGCAGGTACTGATGCCGGCGGCGGAAAGTCTTAATGCACAGTGGCGCAGCGCGGTTGTGGATGACTGGAACAGTGCTTTTGGCGGACGATATCCGTTTAAGGACGTCAACAGCGAAGTCTCTCTGCCGCTGCTGGCGAAATACCTCAATGCCGATTCCGGGCGCATTACCCGCTTTTTACAAACCCGGTTGAATGGTGTCCTTCACAAGGAGGGAAGTCATTGGGTGCCGGACAGCATCAACACACAGGGGCTGACGTTTAACCCGGCTTTTTTGCGGGCAGTAGACACCTTGAGCCACATATCCGATGTCGTGTTCACCAATGGGGACGCCGGGCTGTCCTTTGAACTCCGTCCCGGCACTGCGGATGGCATTATGCAGACCATGCTGGTGATTGACAGTCAGAAACTCAATTATATGAATCAGATGCCCGCCTGGAAGCGGTTTAACTGGCCTGCTGATACCGAAGCGCCAGGGGCATCTTTAAGTTGGGTAAGCACCCAGGCAGGAACACGGCAATATGCCGATATGTCCGGAGCCTGGGGCTGGATACGGTTACTCGACAAGGCGGTAGTCAGCGCCTATTCAGGAACGGGCAGCAGCTGGAGTCTGAACTGGAAAGCACAGGACGGTAGGCCACTAAACTACACGCTGCGCACTGAGGCGGGTGAAGGACCACTGGCGCTGTTGAAATTACGTAACTTCACGCTTCCGGAGACGATATTTAACATCAATGCAGCGCAAGAAGCAGAGATTGATGACAGCGTGATTGACTATGAAGGAGAGACTAACTAA